A stretch of Candidatus Dadabacteria bacterium DNA encodes these proteins:
- the murJ gene encoding murein biosynthesis integral membrane protein MurJ — protein sequence METREDHTDKWGLVSFLTLLSRIVGYLRDVVVAAIFGAGFQTDAFYVAFRIPNLLRRLFAEGSLAAIFVPIFSEYLESGDRRGAKDALRSTFTVLFIILVLVVALGIIFSPWLVKLFAYGFDQKTFDLAVYLNRLVFPYVLFISLTALAMGVLNSVRHFFAPAFSPVLFNLCVIASALFLYREFEVPIVSLCFGILGGGVLQLLLHLFYLREEKFMFGFAKTFNHPAVRRLAVLMFPQLFGIAVYNLNILVNTQYASFMSEGTVSYLYFAERIIEFPLGVVAVSLATVTLPALSGYAARDDYGGFGAEYQRSLRRILFIMVPAMVGIVALRVPLCNFLYQHGQFDYAAVVNTSQAILGYGLGLFAVGGIRITVPAFFALQDTRTPVKVAFFCFLLNAVCGFVLGFVFSLDHLGLALASSISSVANFVLLVVLLNGRLGHFLSRDMLFFSLRILAIAVVMGFAVSAVAGFSNWSESGFSFHKALVMAASVGSGVILYFLLAKIVGIKEVEMFSFLKRG from the coding sequence ATGGAAACAAGGGAAGACCATACGGACAAGTGGGGGCTAGTAAGTTTTCTTACCCTGTTGAGCAGGATCGTCGGATACCTGCGGGATGTTGTGGTGGCGGCGATTTTCGGAGCGGGTTTCCAGACCGACGCTTTTTACGTCGCGTTTCGTATTCCCAACCTGCTGCGACGTCTTTTCGCCGAAGGCTCTCTGGCGGCGATTTTCGTACCCATATTCTCGGAGTACCTTGAGTCGGGGGACAGACGAGGGGCAAAGGACGCCCTGCGTTCCACATTCACTGTGCTTTTCATCATTCTCGTTTTAGTCGTGGCGCTGGGGATAATTTTTTCCCCCTGGCTGGTGAAGCTCTTCGCCTATGGATTTGATCAGAAGACTTTCGATCTGGCGGTCTATCTTAACAGGCTTGTTTTCCCCTACGTGCTTTTTATATCTCTTACGGCTCTCGCGATGGGGGTTCTTAACTCCGTACGGCATTTTTTCGCACCGGCCTTCTCTCCGGTTCTTTTCAATCTGTGCGTAATAGCAAGCGCCCTGTTCCTCTACAGGGAATTTGAAGTGCCTATAGTTTCTCTCTGCTTCGGGATCCTTGGCGGGGGGGTGCTGCAGCTGCTGCTCCACCTGTTTTATCTTCGCGAAGAAAAGTTCATGTTCGGCTTCGCGAAAACCTTCAATCACCCCGCGGTCAGGAGACTCGCGGTTCTCATGTTCCCTCAGCTTTTCGGAATAGCGGTCTACAATCTCAACATACTCGTAAACACCCAGTACGCGTCATTTATGTCCGAGGGAACCGTCTCCTACCTTTATTTCGCGGAGAGGATAATAGAGTTTCCCCTCGGGGTGGTGGCCGTTTCCCTGGCGACCGTTACGCTCCCCGCGCTCTCGGGCTATGCGGCGAGGGATGATTACGGGGGGTTCGGCGCGGAGTATCAGCGTTCCCTGAGGCGCATACTGTTTATAATGGTGCCCGCAATGGTCGGCATAGTAGCTCTGCGGGTACCCCTCTGCAACTTTCTTTACCAGCATGGGCAGTTTGATTACGCGGCGGTTGTAAATACTTCTCAGGCCATCCTGGGCTATGGGCTCGGGCTTTTTGCGGTGGGAGGAATTCGAATCACCGTACCCGCTTTTTTCGCCCTTCAGGACACAAGGACGCCGGTCAAGGTGGCGTTTTTCTGTTTCCTGCTGAACGCGGTCTGCGGTTTCGTTCTGGGATTCGTGTTCTCGCTTGACCACCTGGGACTTGCGCTTGCGAGTTCAATCTCCTCAGTAGCGAACTTTGTCCTGCTGGTTGTCCTGCTGAACGGCCGTCTGGGACATTTTCTCTCCCGCGACATGCTCTTTTTTTCGCTCAGGATTCTTGCAATCGCGGTTGTAATGGGTTTTGCGGTAAGTGCAGTTGCCGGTTTTTCTAACTGGAGCGAAAGCGGTTTCTCTTTTCACAAGGCGCTGGTTATGGCCGCCTCGGTAGGGTCAGGAGTCATACTTTATTTTCTGCTTGCCAAGATAGTCGGCATAAAGGAAGTGGAGATGTTTTCTTTTCTTAAAAGAGGATAG
- a CDS encoding DUF4911 domain-containing protein translates to MSVFFIKLADKSSNVLLQAILGTYGHLMWVRTEVPKEMIVKVITTPELTSETRRVLEALRGEIEFDFVDPPRSGDPPED, encoded by the coding sequence ATGTCTGTTTTTTTTATAAAGCTTGCCGACAAGAGTTCCAATGTTCTTTTGCAGGCGATACTCGGCACCTACGGGCACCTGATGTGGGTTAGAACCGAAGTTCCGAAGGAGATGATAGTAAAGGTGATCACCACTCCCGAACTTACTTCGGAAACGCGCAGAGTGCTGGAAGCGCTCAGGGGGGAAATAGAGTTTGATTTTGTCGACCCTCCCAGGAGCGGTGATCCGCCGGAGGACTAG
- the mraZ gene encoding division/cell wall cluster transcriptional repressor MraZ, with protein MFRGRYEHTMTKTGRVSIPSKFREVCRKKYSDETFVITNFDRYLIAYPMREWNELEKKLSKISITDSEVTSSIRYLMGNAVDCPIDNQGRVLIPQSLRSYAAIETEVVLVGMLKKIEIWSKEIWEKENGSGAFETFIQSREVLAGYGL; from the coding sequence ATGTTCAGAGGAAGATACGAACATACTATGACCAAGACCGGAAGGGTCAGTATTCCTTCGAAGTTCAGGGAGGTCTGCAGGAAGAAATATTCCGACGAGACCTTCGTAATAACGAACTTTGACCGCTACCTCATCGCCTATCCCATGAGGGAGTGGAATGAACTCGAGAAAAAGCTCTCCAAGATATCCATAACCGACAGCGAGGTTACGTCTTCAATACGCTATCTCATGGGAAACGCGGTTGACTGCCCTATAGACAACCAGGGAAGAGTTCTCATTCCTCAGTCGCTACGCTCATACGCCGCCATTGAAACTGAAGTCGTTCTGGTTGGCATGCTGAAAAAGATAGAGATCTGGTCAAAGGAAATATGGGAGAAGGAAAACGGCTCAGGGGCATTTGAGACTTTCATACAAAGCAGGGAGGTGCTCGCCGGATATGGTCTCTAA
- the rsmH gene encoding 16S rRNA (cytosine(1402)-N(4))-methyltransferase RsmH, with translation MVSKRIRAAGTSSEPQEQFHSPVMVKEVVEYLDLPEGAIVVDSTVGLGGHSEHILNEYPSISKLIGMDVDQATISLAKGRLSANAEKVEIVKRNFIHIKNTVNSMGIEYVDGIIADLGISSFQLERSGKGFSFNRNEFLDMRMDAGLQFSAYDLVNEMRGEELEYILRKYGEEKFARRIANSIMKSRTKKPIQTSLELASIISNSIPKKFHPKKTHPATKTFQALRISINNELDNLAIFIEEAVKILNTGARLVIISFHSLEDRIVKNMFRKLDSPCACPPDLPVCACGEFQQVRRVTRSVVRPGRREVEENPKARSSKMRVAEGV, from the coding sequence ATGGTCTCTAAGAGAATAAGAGCCGCGGGCACAAGTTCTGAGCCGCAGGAGCAGTTCCATTCCCCAGTCATGGTAAAGGAGGTAGTTGAATACCTCGACCTGCCGGAGGGAGCAATCGTGGTCGACTCGACCGTGGGTCTCGGCGGACACTCCGAACATATTCTCAATGAATACCCTTCGATATCGAAGCTGATAGGCATGGATGTTGATCAGGCCACGATCTCTCTTGCGAAAGGCAGGCTTTCGGCCAACGCGGAAAAAGTAGAGATAGTGAAGAGAAACTTCATACACATTAAAAACACGGTCAATTCCATGGGAATAGAATACGTGGACGGCATCATCGCCGACCTGGGAATTTCCTCTTTCCAGCTCGAGCGTAGCGGTAAGGGATTCAGCTTCAACAGAAACGAGTTCCTCGACATGAGGATGGACGCGGGTCTTCAGTTCTCCGCCTACGATCTTGTAAACGAGATGAGAGGCGAAGAGCTTGAATACATACTGAGAAAATACGGCGAAGAGAAGTTCGCGCGGAGAATCGCTAACTCGATAATGAAAAGCCGGACGAAAAAACCCATACAGACTTCCCTCGAACTGGCCTCGATAATCTCGAACTCAATTCCCAAAAAGTTTCATCCGAAAAAAACGCATCCCGCGACCAAGACTTTTCAGGCGCTTCGGATCTCGATTAACAACGAACTCGACAATCTGGCGATCTTCATTGAAGAAGCTGTAAAGATCCTCAATACAGGAGCGAGGCTAGTGATCATCTCCTTTCACTCGCTTGAAGACAGAATAGTTAAGAACATGTTCAGAAAACTCGACTCCCCGTGTGCTTGTCCTCCAGATCTTCCCGTATGCGCATGTGGAGAATTTCAGCAGGTAAGAAGGGTGACCCGCTCGGTCGTACGGCCCGGGAGAAGGGAAGTGGAGGAGAATCCCAAGGCGAGAAGTTCAAAAATGAGGGTTGCAGAGGGGGTATAG
- a CDS encoding penicillin-binding transpeptidase domain-containing protein: protein MPPVRGTLFDRNKKPLATSVWATSIYLNPKEVKNPDKLARTISKPLGLSRNKLISLTRSDKPFVWIKRGEDPGTAKKIEAMGLSGVGFAEEPKRIYPNGSLLGQAIGFTNIDLKGVEGLEYGFEKTLAGKPATVRIRTDGRGNSISDVLLNAKEQSTKGSDVLLTVDSNIQHMTETALEKGIKEMKADRGAALLMNPQTGEILSMASYPFFNPNRFGEFSQETRKNLPVWMSFEPGSTLKVFLAATLLEEKMGDENTEYDCENGKKRIGPKVIKDVHGHGILTVSETITYSSNICAWKMGETLGKKKLHDSLRNFGFGETVGVDLPGEATGRIQSLRDWGDIELATISFGQGISVTAIQLATALSSIGNGGYLMKPYIVKKIVSPEGKVLMERSPESVKRVISYDTSSKVTRILEQVVENGTGKNASIPGYRVAGKTGTAQMPNPQTGTYYENRYLSSFIGFAPADNPRLALVVIVENPREHNYGGVVAAPIFKSITEKVLFYMQIPPDKEKLEKMVMPDMVNKSARAVMKWAEKEEVSVRFIGNGYVVSQHPPSGKKIRRGTDCTFILKQNI from the coding sequence ATGCCTCCGGTACGGGGAACCTTGTTTGACCGGAATAAAAAACCTCTGGCCACAAGCGTCTGGGCAACTTCGATCTATCTGAATCCCAAGGAAGTAAAAAACCCGGACAAGCTTGCACGGACAATATCGAAACCGCTGGGTCTGTCCCGCAACAAACTGATCAGTCTTACACGTTCTGACAAGCCCTTTGTATGGATCAAAAGGGGAGAGGACCCCGGGACAGCAAAAAAGATAGAGGCCATGGGTCTTTCGGGGGTCGGTTTCGCCGAGGAACCGAAAAGGATTTACCCCAACGGTTCTCTGCTCGGGCAGGCGATCGGATTCACCAACATAGATCTTAAGGGAGTGGAGGGGCTTGAATACGGCTTTGAAAAAACGCTTGCCGGCAAACCAGCCACGGTGAGGATCAGAACCGACGGCAGGGGAAATAGCATATCCGACGTCCTGCTGAATGCGAAAGAACAGTCTACGAAGGGAAGCGACGTGCTGCTTACCGTGGATTCCAATATACAGCACATGACGGAAACTGCGCTCGAGAAAGGCATAAAGGAAATGAAAGCGGATAGGGGAGCCGCTCTCCTGATGAATCCTCAAACTGGTGAGATACTCTCCATGGCCTCCTATCCGTTTTTCAATCCTAACCGCTTCGGCGAGTTTTCTCAGGAAACGAGAAAGAATCTCCCTGTGTGGATGTCCTTCGAGCCCGGTTCCACGCTGAAGGTATTTTTGGCGGCGACCCTGCTTGAAGAAAAAATGGGGGATGAGAATACCGAGTATGACTGTGAAAACGGAAAGAAGAGAATCGGCCCGAAAGTAATAAAAGACGTGCACGGCCACGGAATCCTGACGGTTTCCGAGACCATCACGTATTCAAGCAACATATGTGCCTGGAAAATGGGGGAAACCTTAGGAAAGAAAAAACTTCACGATTCGCTCAGGAATTTCGGTTTCGGAGAAACGGTTGGAGTAGACCTTCCCGGGGAAGCCACAGGGAGAATACAGAGCCTAAGGGACTGGGGAGATATAGAACTGGCAACAATATCGTTCGGACAGGGAATATCGGTAACGGCAATCCAGCTGGCAACCGCGCTTTCGAGTATCGGAAACGGCGGATATTTGATGAAGCCTTATATCGTGAAGAAAATAGTCTCACCCGAGGGCAAAGTTCTCATGGAAAGAAGCCCGGAATCTGTAAAAAGAGTCATCTCCTACGATACGTCTTCTAAGGTCACCAGAATCCTTGAACAAGTAGTGGAAAACGGCACGGGTAAGAACGCCAGCATTCCCGGCTACAGAGTCGCGGGAAAAACAGGCACGGCGCAAATGCCTAATCCGCAGACCGGCACTTACTACGAAAACAGATATCTTTCGTCATTTATCGGTTTCGCCCCTGCTGATAACCCACGTCTTGCCCTCGTCGTAATCGTCGAGAACCCCAGAGAACATAACTACGGAGGGGTAGTCGCAGCGCCCATTTTCAAGTCCATAACTGAAAAAGTCCTGTTCTACATGCAAATACCTCCAGACAAGGAAAAGCTTGAAAAAATGGTCATGCCGGACATGGTGAACAAAAGCGCAAGAGCCGTCATGAAGTGGGCGGAAAAAGAGGAAGTGTCGGTCAGGTTCATAGGAAACGGCTACGTGGTCAGCCAGCATCCACCTTCAGGGAAAAAGATAAGAAGGGGAACAGACTGCACTTTCATCCTCAAGCAGAACATATGA
- a CDS encoding UDP-N-acetylmuramoyl-L-alanyl-D-glutamate--2,6-diaminopimelate ligase — MRLSDVLRNAGIEAITGSKNPGDTEITGITLNSQNVEPGSLFIAIRGKVTDGHNYVASAVEKGAVALLLEEISAEIPDLGVPFAKTSDSRAAASIVASNFHDHPSLAMKVVGVTGTNGKTTVSHMIEAGWKADGVNTGLLGTIENRYMGKTEPASLTTPDPIAFMSMLREMKDSGVTNVTVEVSSHALDLKRVDGCHFDAAIFTNLTQDHLDYHKTLEDYFRAKERLFSEILEKSAKKEVFSIINADDPFASRISASKKGLKITFSTEKKDSVVFAENFTLDFGGIKATLATPWGKVELDSKLMGKHNLYNMMAAAGTLLSLGSSPATTGRALSELRRIPGRLEKIESSLGIDVFVDYAHTPDALENVLACLKPFCAQRLITVVGCGGDRDRGKRPLMAAVGRRYSDMLIVTSDNPRTEDPERIIEDMTEGVEAQDTGVVVITEREEAIKNAVDKAVPGDTVLIAGKGHENYQIIGTEKIHFDDREIAEKHLEARERRGL; from the coding sequence ATGAGATTATCGGATGTTCTGAGAAACGCAGGAATCGAAGCTATAACTGGATCCAAGAATCCGGGAGATACGGAAATTACGGGAATAACTCTCAACTCGCAGAATGTGGAACCGGGGTCTCTTTTTATTGCCATCAGGGGCAAAGTCACCGACGGGCACAATTACGTCGCCTCCGCGGTAGAAAAGGGAGCGGTGGCGCTTCTGCTTGAGGAGATTTCAGCGGAAATTCCGGACCTCGGAGTTCCCTTTGCGAAAACGAGCGACTCTAGGGCTGCGGCATCCATTGTCGCCTCCAATTTCCATGATCACCCTTCCCTTGCAATGAAGGTCGTTGGGGTGACGGGGACAAACGGAAAAACCACTGTGTCTCACATGATAGAAGCCGGCTGGAAAGCCGATGGGGTAAACACGGGTCTCTTGGGAACAATAGAAAACAGATACATGGGTAAGACCGAACCTGCATCCCTTACAACACCTGATCCCATAGCTTTTATGAGCATGCTGCGTGAAATGAAAGACTCAGGAGTGACAAACGTCACGGTCGAAGTGTCCTCGCACGCCCTTGATCTAAAAAGGGTTGACGGATGTCACTTCGACGCGGCGATATTCACGAACCTCACCCAGGATCACCTGGACTACCACAAGACGCTTGAAGATTACTTCAGGGCGAAAGAAAGGCTTTTCTCGGAAATTCTCGAAAAAAGCGCAAAAAAAGAGGTGTTTTCGATAATAAACGCGGATGATCCTTTCGCAAGCAGGATATCCGCCTCGAAAAAAGGTCTGAAAATAACGTTTTCCACGGAAAAAAAAGACTCAGTCGTATTCGCGGAGAATTTCACGCTTGATTTTGGAGGTATAAAGGCCACGCTGGCCACCCCGTGGGGCAAGGTGGAACTTGATTCAAAACTCATGGGGAAACACAACCTCTATAACATGATGGCGGCAGCCGGAACGCTCCTCTCTCTCGGTTCGTCCCCAGCGACAACCGGGAGAGCGCTGAGTGAACTCAGGCGCATCCCTGGAAGGCTCGAGAAAATTGAGAGCAGCCTGGGAATAGATGTTTTTGTGGACTACGCCCATACCCCTGACGCGCTTGAGAACGTGCTTGCGTGTCTGAAACCTTTCTGTGCTCAGAGACTCATCACTGTCGTGGGTTGCGGAGGCGACAGAGACAGGGGAAAACGCCCCCTTATGGCTGCTGTGGGACGCAGGTATTCGGACATGCTGATAGTGACTTCGGATAACCCCAGAACGGAGGATCCGGAGAGGATAATAGAAGATATGACCGAGGGGGTAGAAGCCCAGGATACGGGGGTAGTGGTAATAACCGAAAGGGAGGAAGCCATAAAGAACGCCGTGGATAAGGCCGTACCTGGAGACACGGTTCTTATAGCGGGAAAAGGTCATGAGAACTACCAGATAATCGGCACTGAGAAAATTCATTTTGACGACAGGGAGATCGCAGAAAAACACCTTGAAGCCAGGGAAAGGAGGGGACTTTGA
- a CDS encoding UDP-N-acetylmuramoyl-tripeptide--D-alanyl-D-alanine ligase, producing the protein MRFSLDFLLNSTGGSLVGGKMPVGASGVSIDSRNIEKNQLFVAIEGPNFDGHDYVAEAFEKGSAGAIVEKYPQIQDSKRNCGAIIKVESTQKALLEMSRHWRNSFPDLKVAAITGSNGKTTTKNMTHSILSVSGSVLSTHGNLNNQIGLPLNLLKLEKSHDFCVLEMGMNSFGEIRTLADIASPDVGTITTVGKAHLEGMKNLEGVAKAKGELVENFGEENTFCVNIDDPWVEKIAARVRCRKITYGVASPEAFIRADDISHEEMESIEFTIHIGNQSARARIRGIGTHNVSNALSASALAHSLGCGMSEILAGLEKYVPSAMRLEVIRTPFGFRVINDSYNANPDSMRAALDELVAHRRGKAKAVAVLGDMLELGENSEKEHQMIGEHISKLDLHMVIAMGEFSRSLVSSVRGQTACHVAESPQEAAALLLDACREDDLVLVKGSRGMKMETVIQMLYEK; encoded by the coding sequence TTGAGATTCAGCCTTGACTTTCTGTTAAATTCCACGGGAGGGAGCCTCGTCGGCGGCAAGATGCCGGTTGGAGCTTCGGGGGTCTCCATTGATTCCAGAAATATAGAGAAAAACCAGCTCTTCGTCGCCATAGAGGGGCCCAACTTTGACGGGCACGATTACGTCGCCGAGGCTTTTGAAAAAGGCTCTGCGGGGGCGATAGTGGAAAAATACCCGCAAATACAGGACTCAAAACGCAACTGCGGCGCGATAATAAAAGTCGAATCCACGCAAAAAGCCCTCCTTGAGATGTCAAGACACTGGAGAAATTCGTTTCCCGACCTAAAAGTCGCCGCCATTACGGGTTCGAACGGAAAAACTACAACCAAGAACATGACCCACAGCATACTGTCCGTATCAGGCAGCGTGCTCAGCACCCACGGCAACCTAAACAATCAGATAGGTCTTCCGCTCAACCTTCTGAAACTGGAGAAAAGCCACGATTTCTGCGTGCTCGAGATGGGGATGAACTCTTTCGGAGAAATAAGAACCCTCGCGGATATCGCCTCGCCCGATGTGGGGACGATCACCACTGTAGGAAAAGCTCACCTGGAGGGAATGAAAAACCTGGAAGGAGTCGCAAAGGCTAAAGGAGAATTGGTTGAAAACTTCGGAGAGGAGAACACTTTCTGTGTAAACATTGACGATCCCTGGGTGGAGAAGATAGCGGCCCGCGTGCGCTGCCGGAAGATCACGTACGGGGTTGCCTCTCCGGAGGCTTTCATAAGGGCAGACGACATCAGCCACGAGGAAATGGAGTCCATCGAATTCACGATACACATAGGCAACCAGTCCGCCAGAGCGAGAATAAGGGGGATAGGAACTCACAATGTTTCAAATGCCCTTTCCGCCTCCGCTCTTGCGCATTCTCTCGGATGCGGAATGAGCGAGATACTGGCAGGTCTTGAGAAATACGTTCCCTCCGCCATGCGCCTTGAGGTTATCCGTACCCCTTTCGGCTTCAGAGTCATAAACGACTCATATAACGCAAATCCCGACTCGATGCGCGCGGCACTTGATGAACTCGTCGCCCACCGGCGCGGCAAGGCGAAGGCGGTAGCGGTTCTTGGGGACATGCTTGAGCTGGGAGAAAACAGCGAAAAAGAACACCAGATGATCGGGGAACATATCTCGAAGCTCGATCTTCATATGGTAATAGCCATGGGAGAATTCTCCCGGTCCCTCGTATCGTCCGTACGAGGGCAGACGGCATGTCACGTGGCGGAGAGCCCGCAGGAGGCAGCGGCCCTGCTTCTTGACGCGTGCCGAGAGGACGATTTGGTGCTTGTGAAGGGGTCCCGGGGAATGAAGATGGAAACGGTAATACAGATGCTTTACGAAAAATAA
- the mraY gene encoding phospho-N-acetylmuramoyl-pentapeptide-transferase, with amino-acid sequence MLYFLHLLKDDFIFLNVFKYITFRSFGAGLTSFVLCVLLGKKLIDLLKAAQLQETIRKEGPSSHGVKAGTPTMGGIFIVMAIMISSLLWTNFLIDKVMLVLLFTASFAILGFFDDFMKIKRGKGIRARVKFLCQTLIAVTFVVILCMNESGSFSMSMRAGESVVYPSTSVVSPFIKQAVVDLGYLYILFALLVTVGSSNAVNLTDGLDGLAIGSIAIVTTTYIIFAYLAGNLQFASYLQIPHVQGAGELAIFLAAVGGACLGFLWYNSHPAEVFMGDVGSLSLGAAIGFSALMIKQEILLIVAGGIFFVETLSVIIQVISFRSTGKRVFRMTPLHHHFELAGWAESKVVVRFWIICVVLSILALSSLKIR; translated from the coding sequence ATGCTCTACTTTCTGCATCTTCTAAAAGACGACTTTATTTTCTTAAATGTTTTCAAGTATATAACTTTCCGTTCTTTTGGGGCCGGGCTGACTTCGTTTGTCCTCTGCGTCCTCCTCGGGAAAAAGCTGATTGACCTGCTAAAAGCGGCGCAGCTCCAAGAAACCATACGCAAAGAAGGACCCAGCAGTCACGGCGTAAAAGCCGGCACTCCAACGATGGGGGGCATATTTATCGTAATGGCCATAATGATCTCATCCCTTCTCTGGACGAACTTCCTCATAGACAAAGTCATGCTCGTGCTTCTGTTCACGGCAAGCTTTGCCATTCTGGGATTTTTCGATGATTTCATGAAGATAAAGAGAGGAAAGGGTATAAGGGCAAGAGTAAAGTTTCTCTGCCAGACGCTCATAGCCGTGACTTTCGTGGTCATTCTCTGCATGAACGAAAGCGGAAGTTTCTCAATGTCCATGAGAGCCGGTGAAAGCGTGGTGTATCCCTCGACCTCGGTGGTGTCTCCGTTCATAAAGCAGGCAGTTGTGGATCTTGGGTATCTCTACATACTTTTCGCTCTTCTGGTCACCGTAGGTTCCTCAAACGCGGTGAATCTCACCGACGGTCTTGACGGTCTGGCCATAGGTTCGATCGCTATCGTAACCACCACTTATATAATCTTCGCCTATCTCGCCGGAAACCTGCAGTTTGCAAGCTACCTGCAGATTCCGCACGTGCAGGGAGCCGGGGAATTGGCCATCTTTCTCGCGGCGGTCGGAGGAGCATGCCTGGGGTTTCTCTGGTACAACTCCCACCCGGCCGAGGTGTTCATGGGAGATGTGGGTTCCCTTTCGTTGGGAGCAGCTATAGGATTCAGCGCCCTGATGATAAAGCAGGAAATACTCCTGATAGTGGCAGGGGGAATATTCTTCGTGGAAACGCTCTCGGTGATAATCCAGGTGATCTCGTTTCGCTCTACAGGCAAGAGAGTTTTCAGGATGACGCCCCTTCATCACCATTTCGAGCTTGCCGGATGGGCGGAATCGAAGGTGGTGGTGCGTTTCTGGATAATATGCGTGGTTCTTTCTATTCTCGCTCTTTCAAGTCTAAAGATAAGGTGA